From a region of the Helianthus annuus cultivar XRQ/B chromosome 5, HanXRQr2.0-SUNRISE, whole genome shotgun sequence genome:
- the LOC110877606 gene encoding novel plant SNARE 13: protein MANPDLQMNPQMEQIYGEIRDNFRALANGFQKLDKIKDSTRQSKQLEDLTGRMRECKRLIKEFDREIKEEESKNPPDVSKKLNDEKQSMIKELNSYVALRKTYQSTLGNKRVELFDMGAGASEPMADDNTRVASEMSNQELIQAGNQRMDETDQAIERSKQVVHQTVEVGTQTAAKLKGQTDQMGRIVNELDTIQFSIKKASQLVKEIGRQVATDKCIMAFLFLIVVGVIAIIVVKIVNPHNKDIRDIPGLAPPAPAARRLLYVMSGEQF from the exons AAATGGGTTTCAGAAGCTGGACAAGATTAAAGACTCCACCCGACAAAGTAAACAGTTGGAGGATCTTACGGGAAGGATGAGAGAATGCAAAAG GTTGATTAAAGAGTTTGATCGTGAAATCAAAGAGGAGGAAAGCAAAAATCCTCCAGATGTTAGCAAGAAACTTAATGATGAGAAGCAATCAATG ATCAAAGAGCTGAATTCATATGTGGCATTGAGAAAGAC ATATCAAAGCACTCTTGGAAACAAAAGGGTTGAACTTTTTGACATGGGGGCAGGTGCTAGCGAACCTATGGCCGATGACAATACTCGGGTTGCATCTG AAATGTCAAATCAAGAGCTTATTCAAGCTGGCAACCAGAGAATGGACGAGACTGATCAGGCCATTGAACGGTCTAAACAG GTGGTTCATCAAACAGTTGAAGTGGGAACCCAGACTGCTGCTAAGTTGAAAGGCCAA ACCGATCAAATGGGTCGTATTGTTAACGAACTAGACACCATTCAGTTCTCTATCAAAAAAGCATCTCAGCTCGTGAAGGAAATAGGACGCCAG GTGGCGACAGATAAATGCATCATGGCTTTTCTTTTTCTTATCGTTGTTGGTGTCATTGCTATTATCGTTGTGAAG ATTGTGAATCCCCACAACAAAGACATTAGAGACATACCAGGGTTGGCGCCTCCAGCTCCGGCCGCAAGGAGACTGTTGTATGTTATGTCTGGAGAGCAATTTTGA